CTACGATCAGCCGCAGCCGCTTCAATTTGATGAGAGCAACGGGGTCACACAGCTCGATCGACAAGCCCGCTCCCAATATCGCAATGGCGCGTTGCTCCTCCGCGTCGAGTTCAGTCCAGGAGATGCCCTCCATCACCGACCTCAAATTGTCCCCAAGGGAAGCCTCAGAATCCAAACGCTCGCCTGATTTGCCGCAGCATATCGGTGGCCGCGTCGGTGTACCGGCCGTTGGTTAGGTATCGATCCAGTTGCGCCGTGCTCATGAGCGCCACAACTGCCGCCATTAAGCCCTTAAACATTGGGCCTCTCCTGAAAGAGACCGCCAACCGGGCGTGTCGAAATATTGAATTATTCTCAGAATGCGCGCCGCAAATGGCGGCGTAATATGGAAATGGTGACATTGACTCGTAACCAGTTCCTTAACGTAGCGATATCTGCGTGGCGCCGACGCTGCCGGGACGCTGCGTTGCAGACCCGACGCCACCGGAGAGAACGTCCAAAAGCGCGTGCCGTGGAACGAGGGCACGGTCGTTGCTGCCAGGTGGCTCCGACCAAGAGCCGGGCCGCCTACCCTGCCGCCGCCTTCGCCGGTGCGACGTTGATCGCAAGCTTGCCGTAGCGGTCGGTGAAAGCCTCGGTGTCGATCTCTTCCAGCTTGATATCGCCGCTCATGACGCCCTGCTTCCAGGCCGCCTGAGCCGGATCGTTCTGGAACTCGGGCATCACCTCACGGCCGAACAATTCCAGCGATTCGCAGATGTGCTCGTGGCTGTTCTTGCCGGCCTGGTTGAGCAGAATGACCTGGTCGATATGCGAAGACTGGAAGCGCTTGAGCTTCCTGCGGATGGTCTCGGGCGAGCCGATCAGGCCGCCGCGCAGCGCCGCCTCCTGCGCCTCCGGATTGTCGCGCTTCCACTTGTTGTACTCGTCCCACATGTTGACGGTGTAGGGCGCAGGACGCTGGCGGTTCTGCGAGGCGCCGTAGAAGCGCAATGCGAACTGGAAGAAGGTGGCGCCGTCGGCGCGGGCACGCGCCTCCTCGTCGGTCTTGGCGCACATGAAGAACGAGACCAGCGCCATGTTCGGGTTGATCTCGTAGTCGGCGAGCTTGTGCAGCCGCTTGGTCATCGCGTTGTAATAGGCGTGCACCCAGGCGTGCGCAGCATCAGCGCTGACGAACTGGAAGCCAAGCGCGCCAAAGCCGTGGCGGCCGGCGCGCTCGATGGTCGGCAGCTGCGAGCACGCCATCCACAGCGGCGGATGCGGCTTCTGCACCGGCTTCGGCACCACGTTGCGCAACGGGATGTCGAAATACTTGCCGTGGTGCTCGCTGCCGGCGTCCTTGAACATCGGGAAGATCGCGGCGACGGCCTCCTCGAACACCTCCTTCTTGGTCTCCATGTCGCGGCCGAACGGCGTGAGCTCGGTGATCGAGGCGCTCTCGCCCATGCCGAACTCGCAGCGGCCGTTCGAGAGCAGGTCCAGCACCGCGACGCGCTCGGCAACGCGGGCCGGATGGTTGGTGGTGAGCTGGAGGATGCCGTGGCCGAGCCTGATGTTTTTGGTGCGCTGGCTCGCGGCCGCGAGGAAGGATTCCGGCGAGGGCGAGTGCGAATACTCCTCGAGGAAGTGATGCTCGACGACCCAGGCATGGTCGTAGCCGAGCTTGTCGGCGAGTTCCATCTGCGAGAGCGCGTTCTGGTAGAGCCTGAGCTCGTCGCCGGCCACCCAGGGCCTTGGCAGTTGCAGCTCGTAGAAGATGCCGAACTTCATGGCGCCGCTCGCTCCCGCATTATTGTTGTTGATCGCATCTTAATGCGTGAGGCGCGGCTGTCTACGGACGAGCAATTCCGCCGCGCGGGAGATGAATTCCTCGACCGCACGTCGCGATGAAAGCCCGATTCCGGCGCGTACTACAGGGTGCGGCCAAGGCGACTGATTGATCCAGATCAACGCGTTAGCGGCTCGAACGCATCTAAGGTGCAGCAAGGCAACGGCCCGGATGCCGTCCCGATTCCCAATACCCTTTCAGAGAGACCGAATATGTCGGCCCCTGACGACACGACGTCGCGCGCGCGCCGCAAGCGCATGGAGATTTTCGCGTTCCTGTTCCTGACCGCGGTCGTGATGCCCGTCCTCGCGGTCGGAACGGTCGGCACTTACGGGCTCGGCGTCTGGATCTACCAGATGTTCGCCGGCCCTCCCGGCCCACCGTCCTCCCCGCATTGATCCCCGAAAAGCGAAAGACAGGCATATGGCCCAAGGGTCACTCAACACAGCCAAACTCAACCGTCGCGCACTGATCACCGGACGGGTGCTCAGCGCCGACCGCATCGTGCCGCCGCCGGGCTACGAGATCGCCAGCATCCTGGTGCAGGCGCGCCCCGACCGCCTCGCGGACGTCGAAGCCGAGATCACCGTCCTCCCCGGCTGCGAGATCCATGGCCGCGATCCACGCGGCAAGCTCGTCGTCGTGACCGAAGCGCCGGATGCCGGCAGCCTCGGCACGATACTCAACACCATCCAGTCGCTGCCGCACGTCTATTCCGCGGCGCTCGTCTTTCACGCCATCGAAACAGCCTAAGGCCGGAGAGCCGTCATGACATCGCCAAAGCTCGACCGTCGCCAGATGCTGAAGCTCGAGGCCGCCGCCATTGCGGCCGCCGCTGCGGGCATGCCTGTTCCGGCGCTCGCCGCCAATCTCGTCACTGAACGCGACAACAGCGAACTGAACTGGGACAAGGCCCCCTGCCGCTTCTGCGGCACCGGCTGCTCGGTGATGGTCGCGACCAAGGACAACCGCGTCGTCGCCACCCACGGCGACATCAAGGCCGAGGTCAATCGCGGCCTCAACTGCGTCAAGGGCTACTTCCTCTCCAAGATCATGTACGGCCACGACCGCCTGACGCAGCCGATGCTGCGCAAGACCGGCGGCAAATACGACAAGAACGGCGAGTTCACGCCTGTGTCCTGGACCGAAGCCTTCGACATCATGGAGCTGAAGTGGAAGGAGGCAATCAGGAAGCGCGGGCCGAACGGCGTCGCCATGTTCGGCTCCGGCCAGTGGACGATCTGGGAAGGTTATGCCGCCTCAAAGCTGTTCAAGGCCGGCTTCCGCACTAACAACATCGATCCCAATGCGCGCCACTGCATGGCCTCGGCCGTGGCCGGCATGATGCGCACCTTCGGCATCGACGAGCCGGCCGGCTGCTACGACGACATCGAGGCGACCGACGCCTTCGTGCTGTGGGGCTCCAACATGGCGGAGATGCACCCCATCTTGTGGACCCGCCTCGCCGACCGCCGGCTGTCCGCGCCGCATGTCCGCGTCGCCGTGCTCTCCACCTTCGAGCACCGCTCGTTCGACCTCGCCGACATCGGCATGGTGTTCGTGCCGCAGACCGATCTCTACATCCTCAACGCCATCGCCAACCACATCATCAAGTCCGGCCGCGTTAACAAGGATTTTGTTGCCGCACATACGGTCTTCAAGCGCGGCCAGACCGACATCGGCTATGGCCTGCGGCCCGAGCATCCCTTGCAGAAGAAGGCGACGGGCGCCGCGAAGGCCAACGACTCCACCGACATGAGCTATGACGAGTTCGTCAAGTTCGTCTCGGACTACACGCTCGAGAAGGCCGCAAAAATGTCCGGCGTGCCGCTCAATCGCCTGGAGGCGCTGGCCGAGCTCTACGCCGATCCCAAGACCAAGGTGGTCTCGTTCTGGACCATGGGATTCAACCAGCACACCCGCGGCGTCTGGTGCAACAACCTCGTCTACAACATCCATCTTTTGACCGGAAAGATCTCCTCACCCGGCAACAGCCCGTTCTCGCTGACCGGCCAGCCCTCGGCCTGCGGCACCGCGCGCGAGGTCGGCACCTTCTCGCACCGCCTGCCCGCCGACATGGTCGTGACCAACAAGGCGCATCGCGACCATACCGAACACATCTGGCAGCTGCCGGAGGGCACCATCTCCGACAAGAACGGCGCACACGCTGTGCTGCAAAGCCGGATGCTGAAGGACGGCCTGATCAACGCCTATTGGGTGCAGGTCAACAACAATCTCCAGGCCGGTCCCAACATCAACGAGGAGACCCTTCCGGGCTTCCGCAATCCCGACAATTTCATCGTGGTCTCGGATGCCTATCCGACGGTGACGGCACTGGCCGCCGACCTAATCCTGCCGACCGCGATGTGGGTGGAAAAGGAAGGCGCCTATGGCAATGCCGAGCGGCGCACGCAGTTCTGGCATCAGCTCGTCACGGCGCCCGGCGAGTCGAAGTCCGATCTCTGGCAGCTCATGGAGTTCTCCAAGCGCTTCAAGATCGAGGACGTGTGGACCGAAGAGCTGATCGCCAAGAAGCCGGAGTATCGCGGCAAGACGCTGTTCGACGTGCTCTACCGGAACGGTCAGGTCGACAAATTTCCGACCTCGGAGATCGAGGAAGGCTACGCCAACGAGGAATCCAAGGCGTTCGGCTTCTACGTCCAGAAGGGCCTGTTCGAGGAATATGCCCAATTCGGCCGCGGCCATGGCCACGACCTCGCGCCGTTCGAGGCCTATCACAGGGAGCGCGGTCTGCGCTGGCCCGTCGTCAACGGCCAGGAGACGAAGTGGCGTTTCCGCGAAGGCAGCGATCCCTACGTCAAGCAGGGCACCGACGTGCAGTTCTACGGCTATCCCGACGGCAAGGCCCGCATCTTCGCGCTGCCCTACGAGCCGCCGGCGGAATCGCCCGACAGCGAATATCCGCTCTGGCTCTCAACCGGCCGCGTGCTGGAGCACTGGCATTCCGGCACCATGACGCGCCGCGTGCCCGAGCTCTACAGGGCGGTCCCCGAGGCCGTCTGCTTCATGCATCCCGACGACGCGTCGGAAGCCAAGCTACGCCGCGGCGACGAGGTGAAGGTGGTCTCGCGCCGCGGCTTCATCCGCGCCCGCGTGGAGACGCGCGGCCGCGACCGGCCGCCGCGCGGCCTCGTCTTCGTGCCGTGGTTCGATGAATCCAAGCTGATCAACAAGGTGACGCTCGACGCCACCGATCCGATCTCGCTGCAAACCGATTTCAAGAAGTGCGCCGTGCGCATCGAGCGGGTGACCCAGTCATGATCAAACGATCCGCAATCATCCTGCTCGCGGTCGCGATTGCCGCGGGCACGGGCTCGCTGACCGCGCAGACCGTGACGTCGGGCCTGCGCGGCCCAACGCCGCTCAATGACGAGGGCCCGGCGCCGCCGATGCTGCCGAACCGCAACACCTCCGAGAAGGAGGTGCGCAACTATCCGGAGCAGCCGCCTGTCATCCCGCACACGATCGACGGCTACCAGATCGACCTCAACAGCAACAAATGCCTGTCCTGCCATGCGCGCGCACGCACGTCGGAATCGCAGGCACCGATGGTCTCGATCACGCATTTCATGGACCGCGACGGCCAGTTCCTGGCCTCGATCTCGCCGCGGCGCTTCTTCTGCACGGAATGCCACGTGCCGCAAAACACCGCCAATCCGCCCGTCAGCAACGACTTCGTCGACATCGACACGCTGCTCTCGCGCGCAAGCCCCGGTGGCCGCCGATGACAACGACCGCGGACGGGTCAAAGGCCAAGCGCGGCTTCCTCGCGCGAAGCTGGGACTTCCTGCTCGAGCTCTGGCAGGTGCTGATCCGGCCGAGCTCGGTGTTCGGGCTCGGCGTGCTGGTGCTGGCAGGCTTTGCGGCCGGCGTGATCTTCTGGGGCGGCTTCAACACCGCGCTGGAATTGACCAACACGGAAAAGTTCTGCACCAGCTGCCACGAGATGAAGGACAACGTCTATGCCGAGCTGAAGTCGACCATCCACTTCACCAACCGCTCCGGCGTGCGGGCGACCTGCCCGGACTGCCACGTCCCGCACAACTGGACCGACAAGATCGCGCGCAAGATGCAGGCCTCCAAGGAGGTCTGGGGCAAGATCTTTGGCACGATCAATACCCGCGAGAAATTCCTGGATCACCGGCTCGAGCTGGCCGCGCATGAATGGGCGCGCTTCAAGGCCAACGATTCCCTGGAATGCCGCAACTGCCACAGCGCCGATTCCATGGACATCACAAAACAGTCGCCGCGGGCCTCTGTAGCGCACCAGCGCTTCCTGTTCACCGGTGAGAAGACCTGCATCGACTGCCACAAGGGCATTGCCCACCATCTGCCCGACATGCGCGGCGTTCCCGGCTGGCAGTAGGGTTGGCCCGGCCGCTTGAACGGGCGGAGCGAATGGTTAGTTTTGGGGGACGGCGAATCGCCTCGTTTCGCCCTTCTTCAAGACAGACATGGCCACCTTCACCCCGCATCAAGATGCCGCGCTCAAGGCCGTCGGCGACTGGCTCAAGGCCAAACCCGGCCGGGGCGGCACGCCGCCGGTGTTCCGCCTGTTCGGCTTTGCCGGCACCGGCAAGACCACGCTGGCGCGGCACATCGCCGAGGGCGTCGACGGCGAGGTGAAATTCGCCGCCTTCACCGGCAAGGCGGCCCTCGTCATGCGCAACAAGGGCTGTGACGAGGCCTCCACCATTCACTCCCTGATCTACCGCGCCCGTGAATCCGGCGAGGAGCAGCCGAGCTTCGAATTGTGGGACGATGCGCCGGCCTCCAAGGCCAAGCTGATCGTGATCGACGAATGCTCGATGGTCGACGCCGAATTGGGGCGCGACCTGATGTCGTTCGACTGTCCGCTGCTGGTGCTCGGCGACCCCGCGCAGCTACCGCCGATCCAGGGCGGCGGCTTCTTCACTAACACCGAACCGGACGCGATGCTGACCGAGGTGCATCGCCAGGCGCAGGACGATCCGATCGTGCGGATGTCGATGGACGTGCGCGAGGGCCGCGAGCTCGACATCGGCCGCTACGGCGAGAGCGAGGTGGTGTCACGAAAAGAGCTCGACCCTGACCGCGTCATGGGCGCCGACCAGGTCCTGGTCGGCCGCAACAACACGCGACGCGCATACAACATGCGGGTGCGACAGCGTCAGAACATCGAGGACCAGTTTCCCGTCGCCGGTGACAAGCTGGTGTGCCTGCGCAACAACCGCAAGAAGGGCCTGTTCAACGGCGGCCTGTGGCGCGTGAAGTCGCGTAACACCTCGCGTTCGAAATCGCGCATCCTCAGCATGCGGCTGTCGCCGGACGAGGATTTTGGGCACAAGGTGACCAAGGTCTCGGTGCGCGCCGACTGCTTCGAGGGCGGTATCGAGCAGATTGCCTGGGAGCAGCGCAAGCCTTATGACGAGTTCGACTACGGCTACGTGCTCACCGTGCACAAGTCGCAGGGCTCGCAATGGGACGACGTCGTGCTGTTCGACGAAAGCTTTGCGTTTCAGGAGTCCAGGGCGCGGTGGCTGTACACCGGCATCACGCGCGCGGCGAAAAGGTTGAGTATCGTCGTTTGAGCGTCGATGCTTTGGCGACAGCACCGCCTCAACCTCCGCTCGTCGTCCCGGACAAGCGAAGCGCAGATCCGGGACCCATACCCACAGGAAGAAGTTTGGCGAAGACTCGGAGTGGGCGCCTTGCCCCGCATTTCTCCCTGTGGTTATGGGTCCCCGCCTGCGCGGAGACGACACCAGGTGTTAGGCTCCGCCGTCGCGCCCTATACGCTTCCGTCACTTCCCCGCAACAAAATAAAAATCCTCGCGGCCCGGCGGCGAGCCGTAGGTGAACGGCTGCTGCTCGTGCCGGGTGGCGGCCCAGACGTCGTCGCGGATGATGTCGAACAGCTTTCGGATCTCGACGCGCGGCTGCTTGATCTCGCGGGCGAGCGCAGTGGCGAACGGACTGTTGGCGCTGCCATCGCCGTCCATCGCGGTCTCACCGTGCTTGGCGGCGTAGACCACCATGAAGCCGGCACCGGGCTCGATGTTGGAAAAGCCCTTGTCGACCAGCTTCAGCGCCAGCGTGCGCTGCATGGTCGGCGCGAATGGATTGTCGCGGCAGGCATCCAGGACGACGAGCCGCATTTTTCGCGCGGCGCCGACCGCGGCGATCACCTGCTCCAGGGCAACCGCCTGGGTCTCGGCGTCTCTGTCGGCAGCGAGCTTGGCGTCAACGGGAACGAGATAATTCACCCCGCCGATCTCGAAACCGTGGCCGGCATAATAGACCACCGCCCAGTCGGCTTTCTCCGCCTCGGCAGCGAAGGTCTTCAGCGCCTCGAAGAACTCGTCGCGGGTCAGGTCGCCGACCGAGATCACGCTCTGGAAACCGACGTCGCGCAGCGCGCCCGCGATCAATTTCGCGTCGCGTGGCGGATTGGGCAAGGCGTGAACGTTCGTGTAGGCGCCGTTGCCGATCACCAGCGCGACGCGGCGCCCGGCGGGCGCGGCCCCCGGCGTCAGCGCGGCGAGCCGCTCCTGCGCGATGGCGCGGGCGCGCGCGACCTCGGGTTCGTCAAACTTCGTCAGCGAGTAGGCCGCCGCGCGATAGTCGGCGCGCGCCTGGGCGAGATCTTTCTTCCGTTCGTAGATCTGGCCGCGGGCGGAATGGGCACGGATATTGTTCGGGTTGATCTGAAGCGCGGCGTTGTAGCCCTTCAGCGCGGCGTCGAGGTCGCCCTTCAGGACGTAGACGTCGGCGCGATTGTTGATCGCGTAGACATTCCTCGGCTGTTTCTCGATCAGGCCGTTGCAGGCGGCAAGGGCCTGATCGAACTTGCCCATCAGGCCGTAGGTCATGCAGCGGCTGCCGGCGATCTGCGGCGCAGCCGGGTCGATCTTCTCGGCCTCGGCGAAATCGGCGAGCGCGCCATCATAATCCTTCATCAGCGTGCGCACGCGGGCGCGGTTGGTCCAGCCGAGAATGAATTTGGGCGTCAGCTTGATCGACAGGCTGAAATCGTCGAGCGCGCTCTGCAGCGCGCCCCGGCGCACCTGAATCACGCCGCGGTTGTTGTAGGGAACGCCGTAGGTCGGACGCTTTTGGAGCGCGAGATTGTAATCCGCCATCGCGAGGTCGTCCTCGCCCCGGCGCTCATGGGCGAGACCGCGCAGATTGAGCGCGATGACATAGTCGGGATCGAGGTCGAGGGCCGTGGACAAGACCTCGATGGCGTGGACGTAGTCGCGCTTGTTGATCAGCGTGTTGCCGCGCACGGTGAGCGCGATCGCCTTGTCCTTGCCAGTGAGGCGGTCGGCATTGAGCAGATTGTCGCAGGCCGTTGCGCGGGCCGGCCCGTCCGCCTGGCGGTCGCGGCAGATGGCGAGATCATCGCCGGCTTGCGGATCGGCCGCGGCAATCGACATGCCGGCGGCCAGGACGGAAGTGAAGACGGCAAGGATCAGGGGTATGACGCGCAGCATCTTGTCAGGTCAGCTCCAGCCACCATTTTTCGCGGGTTCATCTAGCGCGGAGTTCCCCACCTCGCCAAGGCGACTGTCTCGGCGGTGCGTTCTCACGGTCTCGTGTCCGTCCCGGCGTAACAATCGCCGGCCGTGCCCGTATCTCGGATGATGCGAAAACGCGGCCGGGCGGGCTGTTCGCCCGGCCGCGGCCGCCCTAGACTGTCAGCCCTGCCGAAAGAGGATCGCCATGCGCCGAACCGCCCTCGCCACTCTGCTCGCCGCAACCACAGCCCTGACGCTGGCCTTCGCGATGCCGTCCCGGGCTGCGGAGGATGCGGTCGTGATCCCCGCCCCCGCCATGGATGCAGCGCCCGCGAGCGGAATCCAGACCGCCGTGATCGCCGGCGGCTGCTTCTGGGGCGTGCAGGGCGTCTTCCAGCACACCGCGGGCGTCGTCAACGCCGTCTCCGGCTATGCCGGCGGCACCAAGGCGACCGCCGACTACCAGACGGTCTCGAGCGGCCGCACCGGCCACGCCGAGTCCGTCGAGATCAAGTACGACCCGAAGAAGATCTCCTACGGAAAGATTCTCCAGATCTACTTCTCGGTGGTGCACGACCCGACCCAGCTCAATCGCCAGGGCCCTGACACCGGGACGCAATATCGCTCGGCGATCTTCACCACCTCAGACGAGCAGAAGAAGGTCGCGGAGGCCTATATCGCCCAGCTCAACGGCGCCAAGGTGTTCAACAAGCCGATCGTGACCAAGGTCGGCGCGCTGGAGGCATTCTATCCGGCGGAGGCCTATCACCAGGACTATCTGACGCTGCACCCGAACCAGCCCTACATCGCCTATAACGATCTGCCGAAGGTCGAGAACCTGAAAAAGCTGTTTGCGGATAATTACATTGAGAAGCCGACGCTGGTGAATGCCAGCAAGGCCACCAACTGATCGCGAGATCACCGACAGAAACGGGAGACCCATGCCCGACACCAAAACGAAAACCACCGACGACAAGGTCACCAAGAGCGAGGAGCAGTGGCGGCGCGAATTGTCGCCGATGCAATACGCGGTGCTGCGCGAGAAGGCGACCGAGCGGCCCTTCTCCGGCGAGTATGAGCACGACCACCGCGCCGGCACTTACGTCTGCGCCGGTTGCGGCAACGAGCTGTTCGAGTCCGATGCCAAGTTCGATTCCGGTTGCGGCTGGCCGAGCTTCACCCAGCCCGCCGTCGAGAGCCATATCGACGAGGAGCGGGACGTCAGCCACGGCATGATCCGCACCGAGGTGCTGTGCTCCAAGTGCAGCGGCCATCTCGGTCATGTCTTCCCCGACGGTCCCGGGCCGACCGGCCTGCGCTACTGCATCAACTCCGCCGCGCTGAAGCTCGAGCCGAAATAAATATTCGACCACTCCGCGCGGGGCCGGGTTCCTTCATGGAACCCGGCCCCGCGATGTGCTTTTCTCTCCTTGGCGGTGCGGCCGATCGTCACTTTTGGCGACCGCCAGGGAGGATGCCATGTCACTCGGGACCATCCTGATCATCCTGGTGATCATCTACCTGCTGGGGGGCCTGTCCGGCCGCATCGGCGGTTATGGCTATGGCCTCGGGCATTCCGGCATGGGGATTGGCGGCGTCGTCCTCGTGGTGCTGGTCGTGCTGCTGGTTCTTGGCAAGTTGTAGGCCATATAACCCATTGAAAATATTTGATTTATCAAGGCTGCGGGGCTGCCATGCGTGGATTCATCATCTCGCATCGCGGGGGTCGCATTTTTGTCAAATCGGCCTATATTAGGGGGCGAAACTGACATGTGTGGCGGGCCCGCTCGATTGCGGCCCCTGCCCTCCCAAACCCCACGCGCTTAAAGCCCCAGAGAAGATCACGAGGTCTTTGACCATGCGTCCACTGCGTCCGTTCAACTTCAACACCTCCGCCGAACTCTTCCCCGCCGCGATCCGCAAGAAGAAGCGCGCAGGCTTCACCTATCGCCGGTTCGGCACCGCGGCCGAAGCCGTGCAGTTTGCGATGGAGCAGTTGCCGACGGATTCGCTGAACGGCGCCTATCTCCAGGTCGAGGAAGCGCGCTTCGACCAGAACGGCATCCGCTCGCTCTATGAGAGCGAAGCCTTCCCGCTGCCCCGCCGCCGCAAGCCCGAGCCGGCAGCCGCGGAGACCGACGCCGACGCGGCGTAAGTTTCTTCGCAAAGCCTTACGATGTGCGCAGCAGGCGCGATGGCCGAAAGGCTATCGCGCCTTTTGTGTTTTGGGGGCTTCTCTCCCCCGTTATTGCGAGCGCAGCGAAGCAATCCAGAATCTTTCCGCGGAGGGACTCTGGATTGCTTCGCTGCGCTCGCAATGACGATACGGAGACATCCGGCGCATTATCGAGCAGATAAAATCGCGGCGAGCGCTCGCAACCGCTGCACTACATCCGCGGCTGCTTCTCCAGCCAGCGGCGGAGCAGGCGCACGTTGCGCATATTGGCGCGGAACATGACGTCGAAGGCGTCGCCGGCGAACGGGACCAGACCGACCACGCCGTCGACCGCGACATTGCCGAGCATGCGCGCCGTAATGTACCAGGGCGCGCCGAGCGCCCTCGCCTCGCGCACCAGCCACAGCGAGATCGCGGTGGTGATGATGTCGCCGACGACCGGGATCAGGCCGATCAGCCCGTCGATGCCGTAGCGGATGTTGGTGCCGGGCAGGATGAAGGCAACGTCGAGAAGTTTTGCGATCGCCTCGAGCCGCGCGATCCGCTGCTCGCGCGTCAGATTGCCGAAGGGATTGCCTTGACCAAACTCGAAGTGAAACTCGCGAAACCCCTGCTCCAGCGTTTCGGGGCGGATCTCGTGCCCCTCCTGATCGATGATCGGCCCGCGCGCCTCCTTGGAGGTCGCACGCGAGCTGGTTCCCGAACGGGATCGGCGCGGAGCAAGGATATCGTCGTCGGACATGGTCATGGTCTCTGGAGAACGCGCCGCCGCGGCGGAGGTTGCTGCGCCGCGCCCGAAGGTCGCGCTCAGGTCGGTGCCGCCGCGGTGTGCGACTCCTCGACATATCTATGCACGAGCCAGGACGAGAGCACCGCCGGCACGAACCCGACGAGGCCGTAAAGGATGAACTGCACCGCGCCCGAATCCGGCCCACGCGAGCTGTAGGTTATCGAGGCCAGGACGAACGCGAACAGGCCGACCAGGAGCATCCGCAGCACCGGGCCGATCCGCCTGATGTGGACCAGGATGTCGTCGACCGCGCCGATCATCAGCGAGGGCAGGAAGCCGAACAGATAGCTGTATTGCAGGGTCTTGAAGAACACGGCGAACAGCTTGCCGATCTCGCCGAGACTGGTCTGGGTCCAATAGCCGGACTGATAGGTCGTCGTCAGCAGCAGCAGGAACCCGCCAACGAACGGGCCGACCAGCGCAAACACCAGATAGCGTTTCATCGAGCACCCTCTCAACTTCGTCCGCCTTATAGCAGCGCCGCGGGAACCTTGAATAGCGGGGCGCAGGCTTCCTCGGAGGGGAACAAGTGGCAGGGCGACGAGTTCATGCAGGACCTTACTTTATCCCTGGCAGATTGGAGCCGCCGATGGCCCGCAAATTCCTCCTGGCGACGATCACGCTGGCGGCCCTGACCGGTCTGTCGAACCCGCCTGCTCTCGCGCAAGGCCACATGGGCACGCCGCAGGAGCAGCAAGCCTGCTCGCGGGATGCATCGCGCTTCTGCCGCAAGGTGCTCGGCAATGACGGTGCGGTACAGAGCTGCCTGCAAGCCAACCGGGCCAAGCTGTCGCGCTCTTGCAGCAAGGTATTTCAGAGCCACGGTATGTGAGGACCGGAACCCGCGAACGGAGCGTGAAGCCATGCTGCGCGACGAACAACTCTCTATCCTGCGGGACATCAGCCAGTCGGTTGCCTTCGCCGACGACCGTCACGGCAAGATGAGCCAGCTGATCGCCGACGGCTACGTGATGAAGGACGGCGATCTGTTCGAGCTCACGGCCAAGGGCGTCACCGCGGTCGAGGAACACGCCGCATCGCTCGGCACGAGCGATGCCGAGCAGGCGAGCACATCC
This genomic stretch from Bradyrhizobium sp. CCGB12 harbors:
- the msrB gene encoding peptide-methionine (R)-S-oxide reductase MsrB, whose product is MPDTKTKTTDDKVTKSEEQWRRELSPMQYAVLREKATERPFSGEYEHDHRAGTYVCAGCGNELFESDAKFDSGCGWPSFTQPAVESHIDEERDVSHGMIRTEVLCSKCSGHLGHVFPDGPGPTGLRYCINSAALKLEPK
- the msrA gene encoding peptide-methionine (S)-S-oxide reductase MsrA; this translates as MRRTALATLLAATTALTLAFAMPSRAAEDAVVIPAPAMDAAPASGIQTAVIAGGCFWGVQGVFQHTAGVVNAVSGYAGGTKATADYQTVSSGRTGHAESVEIKYDPKKISYGKILQIYFSVVHDPTQLNRQGPDTGTQYRSAIFTTSDEQKKVAEAYIAQLNGAKVFNKPIVTKVGALEAFYPAEAYHQDYLTLHPNQPYIAYNDLPKVENLKKLFADNYIEKPTLVNASKATN
- a CDS encoding cysteine rich repeat-containing protein, producing the protein MARKFLLATITLAALTGLSNPPALAQGHMGTPQEQQACSRDASRFCRKVLGNDGAVQSCLQANRAKLSRSCSKVFQSHGM
- a CDS encoding DUF4112 domain-containing protein: MTMSDDDILAPRRSRSGTSSRATSKEARGPIIDQEGHEIRPETLEQGFREFHFEFGQGNPFGNLTREQRIARLEAIAKLLDVAFILPGTNIRYGIDGLIGLIPVVGDIITTAISLWLVREARALGAPWYITARMLGNVAVDGVVGLVPFAGDAFDVMFRANMRNVRLLRRWLEKQPRM
- a CDS encoding DUF5413 family protein, with translation MKRYLVFALVGPFVGGFLLLLTTTYQSGYWTQTSLGEIGKLFAVFFKTLQYSYLFGFLPSLMIGAVDDILVHIRRIGPVLRMLLVGLFAFVLASITYSSRGPDSGAVQFILYGLVGFVPAVLSSWLVHRYVEESHTAAAPT
- a CDS encoding DUF3309 family protein; protein product: MSLGTILIILVIIYLLGGLSGRIGGYGYGLGHSGMGIGGVVLVVLVVLLVLGKL
- a CDS encoding caspase family protein; its protein translation is MLRVIPLILAVFTSVLAAGMSIAAADPQAGDDLAICRDRQADGPARATACDNLLNADRLTGKDKAIALTVRGNTLINKRDYVHAIEVLSTALDLDPDYVIALNLRGLAHERRGEDDLAMADYNLALQKRPTYGVPYNNRGVIQVRRGALQSALDDFSLSIKLTPKFILGWTNRARVRTLMKDYDGALADFAEAEKIDPAAPQIAGSRCMTYGLMGKFDQALAACNGLIEKQPRNVYAINNRADVYVLKGDLDAALKGYNAALQINPNNIRAHSARGQIYERKKDLAQARADYRAAAYSLTKFDEPEVARARAIAQERLAALTPGAAPAGRRVALVIGNGAYTNVHALPNPPRDAKLIAGALRDVGFQSVISVGDLTRDEFFEALKTFAAEAEKADWAVVYYAGHGFEIGGVNYLVPVDAKLAADRDAETQAVALEQVIAAVGAARKMRLVVLDACRDNPFAPTMQRTLALKLVDKGFSNIEPGAGFMVVYAAKHGETAMDGDGSANSPFATALAREIKQPRVEIRKLFDIIRDDVWAATRHEQQPFTYGSPPGREDFYFVAGK